In Prionailurus viverrinus isolate Anna chromosome D1, UM_Priviv_1.0, whole genome shotgun sequence, the DNA window TGAAAATTAAACTTGACAATTGTAGATGTAACTTACTCACCACTTTAGACCCTAAGTCTCCGACCATTTCTTTCAACAACTGAGGTGCTCAATTTTTCCTTTGGACTGAATTGACCTCTTTTAACCCTTAAAACAATAATACCCTTGTTTTCCCAATGTCGTGTAAAGAGGTgtggcttttatttaaaaaaaacaaaatactggcaGCATTTTGACTTGCTTAGAGATAGTATGTCTGTAACCTGTACTTAAAACTCAATTAAAGGggtataaaatacattaaaaatatttaataattacaaaaagGCATATAGAATATACAACAAATATGTGTAATCACCAGATAGCTATGGATATAAAGTATCACCAATACTATGAAAGCCCCAGTATTATATCATACTATAATTAGTCAAGAAGCTATTTCCCTCAacattatgattttaaaatttgggtAAAGAAATGTAGGCCTAGTGAATTCATTTtcagtgatggaaatattctattattttttgtaccattatttcttttatcattagttgtctgtttttttaaCCCTTTTTCTATTATATCACATGGCCTGATCTAcctttttaaaatccaatttgACAATCATTGCATTTTAATGatgcatttattccatttatatttattatcctAATTCATTTAGATTATTTATGCCTTCTCAGGTGATTTCTGtttgtcatgatttttttctagtatttttatctcctttcttatgtttatttagattggttgatttttaaattcctgccaatcccccaaattttaaaagaaaacccaacTTTTATCTTTTACAATGTTTGAAAACATATATCTTTAAGTTCAAGTCAAAAGTACAAAAATTTTAGAGCACCTTAAGTCTAATTAACCCTCCAACCTAATACCTCAGTGTTAGctgatattttcagtttcttgacCACTTCCCAatggaaaatattattaatattttatacttcCTCTGTTTTTTCCAATTCTGTCACCTGTTTACTAATTTCTAAGTTCACTATGTCTTCTTGTTTCTGAGACTTTTTTAAGGATCACATTAGTCTCTTCTGAACAACAGCCTTTAGAAGCATATATAGTGCTCAACTACTGATGGTAAACCCTCCATGTGTTTtttgcatgaaaatattttatccattcttttcATTAACTTcttcatttaaatgtaaaaccttcataaaagttaaaatgatgGTGCAGGGAGCACTGTGATACACTGCACCTAGATTAAccaacactttttcttttccttttgctggATCTCTACACAGACAAATGGACAGATAAGAGATATTAAGCATGTACCTCCTGCAAACAAAGACAATCTCTGTGATAACCACCTGTTCCCACTAAAGAAACTTGATACTGATGAAATTATATTATCGCATATATACTTACTATTCTAATTTCCCACTTGTCTCCACAATATCTAAAGTAGATGTTGTATTTTCAGATTCAGGGACCAATGAAGGATTATGTATTAAATTTAGTTGCAATGTCTTTCTAGCCTTATTAAATCCGGAATagttccctgttttgttttttgtttgtcttttgtgaaattgacatttttgaagtgtCTAAGCCAGTTGATTATAGAATTTCCCAACATCTGGGCTTTTTCAAGTTGCTTCATAATGATTAGGTTCAATAAATCTTTGCCATTAAAACAACATAGGTGATGTTGTTGCTATTCCTtctatttatacacatatatatgcatgtatgtatatataaaatgggggGACTATATGGCATGTAAATATGGGAGTTGCATGCTAAGGAGAGTTGTAGAAAGACACTCTGAAGTCTTCAAACATATGTGGGCCATGAACagaaaatttctttcattaatgctACCAATTGATCTCagaaaatttctttcattaatgctACCAATTTCAGGAGCTTGACCAGGATTGGAATGATGAATGTCTAAGGAAAACTACAGATGTTGAAAAGTTGCAAATCATATTTGATTATTGCTCTCAGCAAATATGGATACCTGCTTAATATGATGGAAACATGTGTTAACCTATGCTTCTTAGAATCACACATATTAGAAGTCAATCATCTTCTATGAGATCTCCTTCAGTTTGAAAATGAATCCATGACTCACATGTCATTTTTTATGTGGTGATTACTtatcaaggaaatagaagaaatatgGAAAGCAATAAATCCTTTTGTGAGTGTTTTCCATAAGGatctaattcaaaaaaaaaaggtgactgaAATATAAGATCCTTTTCCTTCAAgaaatcacaaagattttctttcttttcttggtccTCTTCTTGGTCCTTTCTAGACTTCCATAATcatgacaaaagaaaatatcactGAAGTGACTGACTTTTTTCTTCTGGGGTTTGGTGCCCAAAACAAGTTTCGAGACCTCCTCTTCATTGTATTTCTGGTCATCTATGCGACTTCCATGGTGGGTAATATTGGAATGATCCTACTCATCAAGACAGATTCCAGACTTCAAACacccatgtactttttcctacaacatttggcttttgttgatatcTGTTATACCTCCGCTATCACTCCCAAGATGCTGCAAAACTTCATATTAGAAAACAAATCTATATCCTTTGAGGGCTGTATAATGCAATTATTGGTTTATGCAACATTTGCAACCAGTGACTGTTACCTCCTGGCTGCTATGGCAGTGGATCGTTATGTAGCCATCTGTAACCCACTTCACTACCCCATAATCATGTCCCGAAGAGTCTGCATCCAACTGGTAGCTGGTTCATATGTCATGGGTTCAATAAATGCTTCCGTGCACACAGGTTTTACATTTTCACTGTACTTCTGCAAATCCAATACCATCAATCATTTTTTCTGTGATGTTCCCCCAATTCTTGCCCTTTCATGCTCCAACACTGACATCAACATCATGCTCCTTGTTGTCTTTGTGGGATTTAACTTGATATTCACTGTGTCGGTTGTCATCTTTTCCTACGTGTATATCATGGCCACCATCCTGAAGATATCTTCTGTTTCAGGGAGGAAAAAAGCCTTCTCCACATGTGCCTCCCACCTGACAGCAGTCATTGTTTTCTATACAACCCTGTCATACATGTACTTACAGCCCCAAGCTAGTAATTCCCAGGAGAATATGAAAGTGGCCTCTGTATTTTATGGCATTGTGATTCCTCTTTTGAACCCCATGATCTATAGTTTGAGAAATAAGGAGGTAAAAGAGGTTCTAAAAGTGATGAGGAAAAAGTTCTTCTAGGTTGGACCCAAGTCATTAAAATTCAGCACCTCAAAGCATCAAGTAAGGATGTTTGACCACTATTGAATGTTTCTGAAGTTGGAAACACGTTCACGTCTTAAATCAATGCTACCTCTTTTAATAAGTTcttaaaatgtgagaaatatAGCAACATCTCATGAGACCAATATTCCCCTGGTTATAACTCAAGAAATATGTTTCATACTATCCATATTTTattgagattatttaaaatattaaaattatgtacAGACTTCACAAAGTATTTAGTTGCTTCAAATAGATTTCATATATGTTCTTAAAGACTAGAAAACCTCAATTTTGCATATAATCAATATTAAAATGGAAGTTCATTAATTACCATTCACTTAAATGACTTCCTTAAGTTGTCTACAAAGAGACAGTATGTTCTGTTCTAATTATTGCATACAccagaatgtaaaataaatgcaCTGCTTTGAAAAGTACTTTTTGACTCTGGCTATACTTCCtacttaatattcttttattagttACATTCTCTAGTAACTAATTTCTATGCGATGTTATGTTTGATGTTACATTTGTTGTTAGTTATCCTCTTTATTCTGAATCCATTTCTTTCTTGTATAAGGTAAGGAAACTTCTGGAAACATTTCCTATATCCCTCcccaataaaaatagaaaatctagaaTGTAGAAGGATATAAAAACCTAAATAATTCATTTATGAAAGGCACACCAGTCATTTTAGTCTAGGCAAATAACTTTAAACTATAGTAAACAATAGAAGTTGAAGGGAGACCAAGAGCCTTTTGAATCAGAAAGACAAACTGTTAACAAGAGAGCTTTAATAGGTATATTGAAGTTAAGTGGTGGAAACCCCCACATGACTCTAGAGAGGCCATGCTAGCTAGCTACATGAAAAAGCAAGTTTCACATGAAAATAACACCAGACAGACTAGTGATCTGGCCAGAAAATGTTAAGTAACAGCAGAAAGACAACTGGGCAAGAGaagatacatttttcaaatatgatATCCTGCttcaattttgagagaagagaaaaaattaacatGGAGATAATGTGGGATGACCAGAATCTTCCCAGCAAAGACTCCACCTTTATAAAGGATGACACCTTCCATAAAGGGAAGGTCCAAGAACCTTCAAAGACCAGGATTAGGGACAATTGCTAGAGAGTCATCAGCAAAGTAGACAAAGGATGTCCTGAGACTCTAGAGGGGAAAGTTAGAGACTAATGTAAAATATggtgactattttttttatggtgactatttttaaaatactgtatcatatatTTGAAATCTGTTGAGAGagtagaaataaggaaaatgataaTCATGCAAAGTGATGGTTTGTTAACCAgtttgtggtgatcatttcatgaTGGATACTCCTGTCAAAATATCAAGTTGTGTATCTCAAGTACATACAAACTTTGTCAATTCTACCTCAGTAAAGATGTAGGGAAAACatgataaaacaaagaaaaacttagTACATGTTGAGAAATCTAAGAGGCCAAATTGGAAATAGGGTGCAAAATAGAGAGTCACATGTTACTCTGCATTTAATACCAAGGTGAAAGAAAtcccaaaaggaaataaattctgtgACAAATATACACAAGAAGTGAAATCCCTGAAATTTATATGAAGGAGGAAATGGTTGATCTGGGCTCTCACCAGGGAATAAACAGTGATTGTTAGCAATTATCCAAAATAGAAATTTCCTTACTGACATCTAGAGTACTAATA includes these proteins:
- the LOC125176859 gene encoding olfactory receptor 5AK2: MTKENITEVTDFFLLGFGAQNKFRDLLFIVFLVIYATSMVGNIGMILLIKTDSRLQTPMYFFLQHLAFVDICYTSAITPKMLQNFILENKSISFEGCIMQLLVYATFATSDCYLLAAMAVDRYVAICNPLHYPIIMSRRVCIQLVAGSYVMGSINASVHTGFTFSLYFCKSNTINHFFCDVPPILALSCSNTDINIMLLVVFVGFNLIFTVSVVIFSYVYIMATILKISSVSGRKKAFSTCASHLTAVIVFYTTLSYMYLQPQASNSQENMKVASVFYGIVIPLLNPMIYSLRNKEVKEVLKVMRKKFF